GGTCCTTCTTGTCGCCGCGCTGCGGGATGCGCAGGTCGACCTGGCTGCCGCGCAGGCCGCCCAGCCACTCCCGGACCGGCTCGACCGGCTCGGGCAGGGCGGGGACGAGCACCTCGCGCGGGACGGACTCGCCGCCGCCGTAGAGCTGCTGGAGGGCGTGCTCGACCAGGCCGGCGGTGTCCACGTCCTCGACCTTGTCGGTGACCCAGCCGCGCTGGCCGCGGACCCGGCCGCCGCGGACGTGGAAGATCTGTACCGCGGCCTCCAGTTCGTCCTCGGCGACGGCCAGCAGGTCGGCATCGGTGGCGTCGGCGAGGACGATGGCGTTCTTCTCCATCGCGCGCTTGAGGGCGCCGATGTCGTCCCGCAGCCGGGCCGCCTTCTCGTACTCCAGCTCGGCCGCGGCCTCCTGCATCTCCTCTTCCAGCCGGCGCAGGTAGTTGCCGGTGCGCCCGGCCATGAAGTCGCAGAAGTCCTCGGCCAGCTCCCGGTGTTCCTGCGCCGAGACCTTGCCGACGCAGGGGGCGGCGCACTTGCCGATGTAGCCGAGCAGGCAGGGCCGGCCGACCTGGCGGGCGCGCTTGAAGACGCCGTTGGAGCAGGTGCGGACGGGGAAGACGCGCAGCAGCAGGTCGACTGTCTCGCGGATCGCCCAGGCGTGCCCGTAGGGGCCGAAGTAGCGCACGCCCTTCTTGTGCGCCCCGCGCATCACCTGGACCCGCGGGTACTCCTCGTTCAGGGTGACGGCGAGTTCCGGATAGCTCTTGTCGTCGCGGTACTTGACGTTGAACCGGGGGTCGAACTCCTTGATCCAGGAGTACTCCAGCTGGAGCGCCTCGACCTCGGTGCCGACCACCGTCCACTCCACCGAGGCGGCGGTGGTGACCATGGTCGCGGTGCGCGGGTGCAGGCCGGCCAGGTCCTGGAAGTAGGACGACAGGCGCGGCCGCAGGCTCTTGGCCTTGCCGACGTAGATGACCCGGCCGTGGGCGTCGCGGAACCTGTAGACGCCCGGGGAGATCGGGATCGCGCCCGGGGCCGGGCGGTAGGTGCTCGGGTCAGCCATGGGTCCACCGTACCCACTCGGGCCGACGCCCCGGGGGCAAGATCAACGGGAAGGCGATCAACTGCTTCAGCTCGGGGTCACCTTGAGGTTCCCGCCCTCGACCGTGACGGTGTAGGCGGGCAGCGGCGAGGGGGCCGGGCCGTCCGCCACCGCGCCGTCGGCGATCGCGAACTTGCTGCCGTGGCACGGGCACTGGATCTGCTGGTTCTTCACCTGGTCGACGATGCAGCCCGCGTGCGTGCACTTGGCGCTGAACGCCTTGTACTGCCCGGCGGTCGGCTGGGTCACCACGATCTTCTGCTCGCGGAAGACCTTGCCGCCGCCCTCCGGCACGGCCGAGGCCGGGCCGAGGTCGACCGGGCCCTTGGCGACGCTGCTGCTGCCGGAGGACGAGGCGGAGGAGCTGCAGCCGGTGACCGCCACGGTGCCGCCGGCCGCCAGGACGGCCGCGGCGCCGCAGAGCAGGGTGCGGCGGGAGGCGGTGGGGCTGGTCTCGGGGGCCTCGGACATCGGTGCGCTCCTACGGGTCTGCTGCTGCGAGGGACCACGGAATTCTATGCCGCACGCGCCGCGCCGCTCCCGGGGCTCCCGGAGATCGGGAACGGCGGGAGCGGCGGGGCGGGCGGCTGCCGGCTCGGCGGCTTCTTCTACTTCTTCGCCGCGGCGGCGCGCTTGCGCGGTGCCGCCTTCTTCGCCGGGGCGACGGCCGGGGCGTCCGCGAAGTCGCTCGGCAGGATGTCCCGCAGGAACTTGCCGGTGTGGCTCTCCGGGACGGCGGCGATCTGCTCCGGGGTGCCCTCGGCGACCACCGTGCCGCCGCCGGAACCGCCTTCGGGGCCCATGTCGACGACCCAGTCGGCGGTCTTGATCACATCGAGGTTGTGCTCGATGACGATCACCGTGTTCCCCTTGTCGACCAGCCCGCTGAGCACCTTGATCAGCTTGCTGATGTCCTCGAAGTGCAGACCGGTGGTCGGCTCGTCCAGGACGTAGACCGTCCGCCCGGTGGAGCGCTTCTGCAGCTCCGAGGCGAGCTTGACGCGCTGCGCCTCGCCGCCGGAGAGCGTCGGCGCCGACTGGCCGAGCCGGACGTAGCCGAGGCCGACGTCGTTGAGCGTCCTGAGGTGCCGGGCGATCGCCGGGACGGCCTCGAAGAAGGCCAGCGCCTCCTCGATCGGCATGTCCAGCACCTCGGCGATGGACTTGCCCTTGTAGTGCACCTCCAGCGTCTCCCGGTTGTACCGGGCGCCGTGGCAGACCTCGCACGGCACGTAGACGTCCGGCAGGAAGTTCATCTCGATCTTGATGGTGCCGTCGCCCGAGCAGTTCTCGCAGCGGCCGCCCTTGACGTTGAAGGAGAACCGGCCGGGCAGGTAGCCGCGGACCTTGGCCTCCTGCGTCTCGGCGAATAGCCGGCGGACGTGGTCGAACACCCCGGTGTAGGTGGCCGGGTTGGAGCGCGGGGTGCGGCCGATCGGCGACTGGTCGACGTGCACCACCTTGTCCACCAGGTCGGTGCCGGTGATCCGGGTGTGCCGGCCGGGCACGCTGCGGGCGCCGTTCAGCTCCCGGGCGAG
The genomic region above belongs to Streptomyces sp. 1331.2 and contains:
- a CDS encoding Rieske (2Fe-2S) protein, which encodes MSEAPETSPTASRRTLLCGAAAVLAAGGTVAVTGCSSSASSSGSSSVAKGPVDLGPASAVPEGGGKVFREQKIVVTQPTAGQYKAFSAKCTHAGCIVDQVKNQQIQCPCHGSKFAIADGAVADGPAPSPLPAYTVTVEGGNLKVTPS
- the uvrC gene encoding excinuclease ABC subunit UvrC — encoded protein: MADPSTYRPAPGAIPISPGVYRFRDAHGRVIYVGKAKSLRPRLSSYFQDLAGLHPRTATMVTTAASVEWTVVGTEVEALQLEYSWIKEFDPRFNVKYRDDKSYPELAVTLNEEYPRVQVMRGAHKKGVRYFGPYGHAWAIRETVDLLLRVFPVRTCSNGVFKRARQVGRPCLLGYIGKCAAPCVGKVSAQEHRELAEDFCDFMAGRTGNYLRRLEEEMQEAAAELEYEKAARLRDDIGALKRAMEKNAIVLADATDADLLAVAEDELEAAVQIFHVRGGRVRGQRGWVTDKVEDVDTAGLVEHALQQLYGGGESVPREVLVPALPEPVEPVREWLGGLRGSQVDLRIPQRGDKKDLMATVQRNAQQALALHKTKRASDLTTRSRALQEIADALELDSVPLRIECYDISHLQGEDVVASMVVFEDGLARKSEYRRFQIKGFEGQDDVRSMHEVIGRRFRRYLREREQTGEWAVPEEDEPGPAGAARDEDGRPKRFAYPPQLLVVDGGQPQVAAAKRALDELGIDDVALCGLAKRLEEVWLPGEDDPVVLPRSSEGLYLLQRVRDEAHRFAIGYQRTKRSKRLTAGELDSVPGLGETRRQALLKHFGSLKKLRAATVDELCAVPGIGRRTAETVAAALSSRTPAAPAVNTATGEIIEDGADEATEPVAAAPQTAPSQETP